A stretch of the Clostridiales bacterium genome encodes the following:
- a CDS encoding MerR family transcriptional regulator translates to MSQYTTGEMAKACGVTVRTVQFYDQKGILIPSALSEGGRRLYSEDDLKKMKIICFLRDTGLSLDTIGQLMKEDDPESTISILLVQQEQVLREEISERREKLNRLEELKKWVESASSFSVETIGDIATIMEGQKKMSAMHRNMLLTGLPLSLLQIASILLWIFKGIWWPFVIWALAAIPWGVLWSRYYFRHTAYICPQCHEVFRPTFKEAFFANHTPKTRKLTCVKCGHKGFCVETWGGDGK, encoded by the coding sequence GTGTCACAGTACACAACCGGAGAAATGGCGAAGGCCTGCGGCGTCACCGTCCGCACCGTCCAGTTCTACGACCAGAAAGGCATCCTGATCCCGAGCGCGCTGAGTGAGGGAGGCCGGAGGCTGTATTCCGAGGACGACCTGAAGAAGATGAAAATCATCTGTTTCCTGCGGGACACAGGACTGAGCCTGGACACCATCGGCCAGCTGATGAAGGAAGATGACCCGGAAAGCACCATTTCCATCCTGCTGGTGCAGCAGGAGCAGGTGCTCCGGGAAGAGATCTCGGAGCGCCGTGAAAAGCTGAACCGGCTGGAAGAACTGAAGAAATGGGTCGAAAGCGCTTCATCATTCTCCGTCGAAACCATCGGTGACATAGCCACCATCATGGAAGGCCAAAAGAAAATGAGTGCAATGCACCGGAATATGCTCCTGACAGGACTCCCCCTGAGTCTCCTGCAGATCGCATCCATCCTGCTGTGGATTTTCAAAGGGATCTGGTGGCCCTTCGTTATCTGGGCCCTGGCTGCCATTCCCTGGGGTGTTCTCTGGTCCCGTTATTATTTCCGCCATACCGCCTATATCTGCCCCCAGTGCCACGAGGTGTTCCGGCCAACGTTTAAGGAAGCTTTCTTTGCGAACCATACCCCGAAAACCCGGAAGCTGACCTGTGTGAAATGCGGCCACAAGGGATTCTGCGTGGAAACCTGGGGAGGTGACGGGAAATGA
- a CDS encoding DUF134 domain-containing protein: MPRPVRCRRIERLPVYRSFSPDDITAAESVRMTVDEFEALRLLDDEGLTQEACAVRMNIARTTVTAIYDSARKKVADALVHGKQLLITGGCCEFTPVEMKQSIMEKGSNTMRIAVTYENGEIFQHFGHSEQFKLYDMENGKITGEQVVDTNGSGHGALAGFLQAAKVDALICGGIGMGAQMALVDAGIRLYAGVQGSADAAAQALASGTLEYDPDARCDHHGEHHDGGCGHDHCADHHCHGN, encoded by the coding sequence ATGCCGAGACCTGTCAGATGCCGGAGAATTGAGCGGCTGCCGGTCTACCGCAGCTTCTCACCTGACGATATCACAGCCGCTGAAAGTGTGCGGATGACGGTGGACGAATTCGAAGCCTTACGCCTCCTGGATGACGAAGGACTCACGCAGGAAGCCTGCGCGGTCCGGATGAACATTGCCCGGACCACCGTGACCGCGATCTACGACAGCGCAAGGAAAAAGGTCGCGGATGCCCTGGTTCACGGGAAACAGCTGCTGATCACAGGCGGCTGCTGTGAATTCACGCCGGTCGAAATGAAACAGTCCATTATGGAGAAAGGAAGCAATACAATGAGAATCGCGGTTACTTACGAGAACGGGGAGATCTTCCAGCATTTCGGACATTCAGAGCAGTTCAAGCTCTATGATATGGAGAACGGAAAGATCACCGGGGAACAGGTGGTCGATACAAACGGAAGCGGACACGGCGCGCTGGCGGGATTCCTGCAGGCGGCCAAAGTGGACGCGCTGATCTGCGGCGGTATCGGGATGGGCGCCCAGATGGCCCTGGTGGATGCCGGAATCAGACTCTATGCCGGCGTACAGGGATCCGCGGATGCAGCGGCACAGGCCCTTGCTTCCGGAACGCTGGAATATGATCCGGATGCCCGGTGCGATCATCACGGAGAGCACCATGACGGCGGCTGCGGACATGATCACTGCGCGGATCATCACTGCCACGGGAACTGA
- a CDS encoding RNA polymerase sigma factor: MQTEELMEHADYLLGVAAGKCDSWDDAQDLVQSTLLEGLLAVRNGKRIDNARNWLVTVLNRRYYDMLRGKYRKPLVFYGMSYDLTCAETVEESAANISGTPQAVKPDAADGTVLTEEEDLRRLIARMTKQYREVLIRHYFRSESISEIAEKLAIPGNTVKSRLRLGRDKLRKELTMEKYEKQSYEPETLFMANTGIPGFNDEPYTLVKDDKIAMNLLILAYEKPVTLPELADAVGISTTYIEPIVERLVDGELMKRTGDKVYTDFIIYTEEDRIAGLELQKQLAARLFDGIWRYMEEGLAALRGTAYYLRQNASARLKLEGYFVLRSVYMSVLKARDEIAGHLSLQEYPDRKNGGKWYAMGNRYPADYDFDRCPYTLYDISGEASRYLEQRLPGARTVGLHDYDVDNRVLGKAHRVYQIAVNSPESGEFVMKLLYAVYRDDESLLSAIPGRMLENVDVFLDLDFLERSSDGKLRLMIPVVSEENRNAFFSLTNEYAEKLLAAFRSEFAGMFRNPVHVPNHLQDDVPGFLRCMFSCSFFPTVLILEARSRGRFLKGVDQPVPPVLMVIAEE, encoded by the coding sequence ATGCAAACGGAAGAATTGATGGAACATGCGGATTACCTGCTGGGCGTGGCGGCCGGCAAATGTGATTCCTGGGATGACGCGCAGGACCTGGTCCAGTCCACACTCCTGGAAGGCCTTCTGGCCGTCCGGAACGGAAAGAGGATTGACAACGCCCGAAACTGGCTCGTCACGGTATTGAACAGACGGTATTATGACATGCTGCGCGGCAAATACCGGAAGCCCCTGGTTTTCTACGGGATGAGCTATGACCTGACCTGCGCTGAGACCGTTGAGGAAAGCGCCGCGAACATCTCCGGCACACCGCAGGCAGTTAAGCCTGACGCCGCAGACGGAACCGTGCTGACGGAAGAGGAGGACCTCCGCCGCCTGATCGCGCGCATGACAAAGCAGTACCGGGAGGTGCTGATCCGGCATTATTTCCGCAGCGAGAGTATCAGTGAGATCGCGGAAAAGCTGGCCATTCCCGGGAACACCGTCAAGAGCCGCCTTCGTCTTGGCAGGGACAAGCTGAGAAAGGAATTAACGATGGAAAAGTATGAAAAGCAGAGCTATGAACCGGAAACCCTGTTCATGGCAAACACCGGGATTCCCGGATTCAATGATGAGCCCTATACCCTGGTTAAAGACGATAAAATCGCCATGAATCTCCTGATTCTGGCCTATGAAAAACCGGTCACGCTGCCCGAACTGGCGGACGCAGTCGGCATCTCCACGACCTATATTGAACCCATCGTGGAACGGCTGGTGGACGGAGAGCTGATGAAGCGGACCGGAGACAAGGTCTACACGGATTTCATCATCTACACGGAAGAGGACCGCATTGCCGGCCTAGAACTCCAGAAGCAACTGGCAGCGAGGCTTTTTGACGGCATCTGGCGGTACATGGAGGAAGGCCTGGCCGCCCTGCGCGGCACGGCGTATTACCTGAGGCAGAACGCTTCCGCCCGCCTGAAGCTGGAAGGGTATTTCGTACTCCGATCCGTCTATATGTCTGTGCTGAAGGCACGGGACGAAATTGCCGGCCATCTGTCCCTCCAGGAGTACCCGGACCGGAAGAACGGCGGCAAATGGTATGCCATGGGCAACCGGTATCCCGCGGATTATGATTTTGACCGCTGCCCCTATACCCTGTATGACATCAGTGGCGAGGCCAGCCGGTACCTGGAGCAGCGCCTTCCGGGCGCCCGGACAGTCGGGCTGCATGATTATGACGTGGACAACCGGGTCCTGGGCAAGGCCCACAGGGTTTACCAGATTGCGGTGAATTCCCCTGAGAGTGGAGAATTTGTGATGAAACTCCTGTACGCTGTTTACCGCGACGATGAGAGCTTGCTTTCCGCCATTCCCGGAAGGATGCTTGAGAATGTGGATGTCTTCCTGGACCTGGATTTCCTGGAGCGCTCTTCCGATGGGAAACTCAGGCTGATGATCCCCGTCGTGAGCGAGGAAAACCGGAATGCGTTCTTCAGCCTGACCAATGAATACGCGGAAAAGCTGTTAGCAGCGTTCCGCAGTGAGTTTGCCGGAATGTTCCGGAATCCCGTCCATGTTCCGAATCATCTGCAGGATGATGTGCCCGGTTTCCTCCGCTGTATGTTCTCATGCAGCTTCTTCCCCACTGTCCTGATCCTGGAAGCCAGGAGCCGGGGCCGGTTCCTGAAGGGCGTTGACCAACCCGTACCGCCCGTACTGATGGTGATTGCCGAAGAGTGA
- a CDS encoding GNAT family N-acetyltransferase, with translation MKIECDGITLRDYQVSDIEDEIRWTTVDTSWFYEDTPWMTMEPADPDTLRRDMTEIISGMSDDAIRWRLEIEVNGRHVGFVSSYLLDDHFQATPWELIDPRKNAAESHSVRALGIEICEADCRGRGIGGKSLTAFMDYYRQLGEHRFLLETWSGNARMLGCAKKLGFVEIRREKGAYTVSGKAYDSILMEKS, from the coding sequence ATGAAGATTGAATGCGACGGAATCACTTTACGGGATTACCAGGTATCCGATATCGAAGACGAAATCCGCTGGACAACTGTGGATACTTCCTGGTTCTATGAGGATACGCCGTGGATGACCATGGAACCGGCAGACCCGGATACGCTTCGCCGGGATATGACGGAGATCATATCCGGCATGAGCGATGACGCCATCCGCTGGCGCCTTGAGATCGAAGTGAACGGCCGGCATGTCGGGTTCGTGTCCTCTTATCTGCTGGATGATCACTTCCAGGCCACGCCCTGGGAGCTGATTGACCCGCGTAAAAATGCAGCCGAAAGCCATTCCGTCCGGGCACTCGGCATTGAAATCTGCGAAGCGGACTGCCGGGGCCGGGGCATCGGCGGGAAGTCGCTTACCGCTTTTATGGATTATTACCGGCAACTCGGCGAGCATCGCTTCCTGCTTGAAACATGGAGCGGAAATGCCCGGATGCTCGGCTGTGCCAAAAAGCTGGGGTTTGTTGAGATCCGGAGAGAAAAAGGCGCATATACGGTCAGTGGAAAAGCGTATGATTCAATTCTGATGGAAAAGTCCTGA
- a CDS encoding YhfC family intramembrane metalloprotease, giving the protein MTEFENIVIGPAAIPSLALTVILMIAIPVLFFLCWRRKHKPQTKILWLITGAVGFIVSARVLELGVHYLCIIADNPVSRFINGNTVAYVLYGTLMAGVFEECGRHIILKYILKKNRTRENAVLYGIGHGGIEVLAVLLPSMILSLVSAVLFSSGNTENALSTLKITEETAASALPTVQMAAAFDFGTMALNVLERLFAMAVHIGLTVIVYYGVIGARKAYLPLAIVLHMLVDTFPALYQRGVLPMWPVEVWGVIWAVIIGFIAVKLYRKMEA; this is encoded by the coding sequence ATGACGGAGTTTGAGAACATCGTCATCGGCCCGGCTGCCATCCCGTCCCTGGCTCTCACGGTGATCCTGATGATCGCAATCCCCGTTCTGTTCTTCCTCTGCTGGCGCAGGAAGCATAAACCGCAGACAAAGATCCTCTGGCTCATCACCGGTGCCGTCGGGTTTATCGTTTCCGCCCGCGTGCTGGAGCTGGGTGTCCATTATCTCTGCATCATAGCAGATAACCCGGTTTCCCGGTTCATCAACGGGAACACCGTCGCCTATGTCCTGTACGGAACCCTCATGGCCGGTGTTTTCGAGGAGTGCGGGCGGCACATCATCCTGAAGTATATTCTGAAGAAGAACCGCACCCGTGAAAACGCGGTCCTGTACGGCATCGGCCACGGCGGAATCGAAGTCCTGGCGGTGCTCCTGCCGTCGATGATCCTCTCCCTGGTATCTGCCGTCCTGTTCTCCTCCGGGAATACGGAAAACGCACTCAGCACCCTGAAAATCACGGAGGAGACAGCCGCTTCTGCACTTCCCACCGTTCAGATGGCCGCCGCGTTCGATTTCGGCACAATGGCCCTGAACGTCCTGGAGCGCCTGTTTGCGATGGCCGTCCATATCGGACTCACGGTGATCGTATATTACGGTGTCATAGGCGCAAGGAAGGCTTACCTTCCCCTGGCCATCGTCCTGCATATGCTGGTGGATACCTTCCCGGCACTGTACCAGCGGGGCGTCCTGCCGATGTGGCCGGTTGAGGTATGGGGTGTCATCTGGGCCGTCATCATCGGTTTCATCGCTGTGAAGCTTTACCGGAAAATGGAAGCATAA
- a CDS encoding helix-turn-helix transcriptional regulator, translating into MNFGENLQNIRKKNHMSQEGLAELLSVSRQAVSKWELGEGYPEVDKLLILSQKLNVSLDSLLGNEPAKPVSENIETSGSPRSIRIVSPHEGVILDTTRVVRSQQFRGGERSPKFALFAADGNDTSPWGGVQNTFLAWYRNLEDVTEEIKAIQNALDAGEASYELQYSVKCRRSLLSTRIEE; encoded by the coding sequence AAAACCTGCAAAACATTCGTAAGAAGAACCATATGTCCCAGGAAGGCCTGGCGGAGCTGCTCAGCGTCAGCCGGCAGGCCGTATCGAAGTGGGAGCTCGGGGAAGGCTACCCGGAAGTCGACAAGCTGCTGATTCTTTCCCAAAAGCTGAACGTCTCGCTGGACAGCCTGCTGGGAAATGAGCCCGCGAAACCCGTTTCCGAAAATATTGAAACGAGCGGTTCTCCCCGCTCCATCCGGATTGTTTCCCCGCATGAGGGCGTGATCCTGGACACTACCAGGGTCGTCCGTTCCCAGCAGTTCCGGGGCGGCGAAAGAAGTCCCAAATTCGCGCTGTTCGCGGCCGACGGGAATGACACTTCGCCCTGGGGCGGCGTGCAGAACACATTCCTGGCCTGGTACCGGAACCTGGAGGATGTCACGGAGGAGATCAAAGCGATCCAGAACGCGCTGGACGCGGGCGAAGCTTCCTATGAGCTGCAGTACAGCGTCAAATGCAGACGCAGTCTGTTAAGCACGCGGATTGAGGAGTAA